In the genome of Populus alba chromosome 11, ASM523922v2, whole genome shotgun sequence, one region contains:
- the LOC118051872 gene encoding O-fucosyltransferase 8 isoform X2, which yields MGKQGSPRSPRPDVVNVKDYHTRSSECLPGSDPILGRRLSGGDNNWKTKVALLHDLKHEYGKLGSCKAVYVGKRHLWFRKHVKSIVFMFTLMGSLFLLDSFMVSLFDSINLQNSSPSRTSSDLKGGRTAYANEEEPPVQMYGRLQNLAYSALAEKELKQEPSNFWEEPWKASLWKPCADRKESEKSGQPDKSNGYIMVSANGGLNQQRVAICNAVALASLLNATLVLPRFLYSNVWKDPSQFGDIYQEEYFVNVMKDEVNLITDAVIVKEAKPIDYLTKVLPLLLQNGVVHLLGFGNRLGFDPLPSRLQKLRCKCNFHALKFVPKIQEAGSLLIRRIRKYDTAQRMLDKQLAGEFLPGSPSKKHDSERGPSKYLALHLRFEVDMIAYSLCDFGGGEKEKRELQAYRESHFPLLIERLKHSKPVSSSELRNLGRCPLTPEEAALVLAGLGFKRGTYIYLASSRIYGGKSRMHSFTSLYPNLVTKETLLTPSELAPFRNFSSQLAALDFIACATADVFAMTDSGSQLSSLVSGFRTYYGGGHAPTLRPNKKMLAAILSENSTIGWKSFEDRARKMIEEGQSVLIRGFGRSIYRQPRCPECMCKTN from the exons ATGGGGAAGCAAGGATCCCCTAGAAGTCCACGTCCCGACGTGGTGAATGTGAAAGATTATCACACAAGAAGCTCAGAATGCTTGCCTGGTAGTGATCCTATCCTTGGGAGGAGATTGTCAGGAGGGGACAATAATTGGAAAACAAAAGTTGCCTTGCTTCATGATTTGAAACATGAGTATGGAAAGCTTGGTTCTTGCAAGGCAGTTTATGTTGGGAAAAGGCATTTGTGGTTCCGTAAGCATGTTAAgtcaattgtttttatgtttacatTGATGGGGTCTCTTTTTCTGCTTGATTCTTTCATGGTGTCACTTTTTGATTCGATAAATCTTCAAAATAGTTCACCCTCAAGGACATCAAGTGATCTTAAG GGAGGTAGAACTGCCTATGCCAATGAAGAAGAACCACCAGTCCAGATGTATGGTCGTCTCCAAAACTTGGCTTACAGTGCCCTAGCAGAG AAAGAGTTAAAGCAAGAGCCCTCAAATTTCTGGGAGGAACCATGGAAGGCATCTTTATGGAAACCATGTGCAGATAGAAAAGAATCAGAGAAATCAG GGCAACCTGACAAAAGCAATGGATACATAATGGTCAGTGCAAATGGTGGTCTCAATCAACAAAGAGTAGCT ATATGCAATGCCGTTGCCCTGGCATCTTTACTTAATGCAACCCTAGTTCTTCCCAGATTTCTTTACAGCAACGTATGGAAAGATCCGAG CCAATTCGGTGATATCTATCAAGAGGAATATTTTGTGAATGTCATGAAGGATGAAGTGAATCTC ATAACTGATGCGGTCATTGTGAAGGAGGCAAAGCCCATTGATTACCTTACAAAGGTACTTCCTCTCCTGCTGCAGAATGGAGTTGTCCACCTTCTTGGATTCGGAAACCGGCTTGGATTTGATCCATTACCTTCTAGACTTCAG AAATTAAGGTGCAAATGTAACTTCCATGCATTGAAGTTTGTGCCAAAAATCCAAGAAGCTGGTTCACTGTTGATCAGGAGGATAAGGAAGTATGATACTGCACAGAGGATGTTGGATAAACAACTTGCTGGAGAGTTTCTGCCAGGCAGTCCCTCAAAAAAACATGATTCAGAAAGAGGTCCATCCAAATATCTTGCTTTACACTTGAGGTTTGAAGTGGATATGATTGCCTACTCCTTGTGTGATTTTGGAGGAGGGgagaaggagaaaagggaaCTCCAAGCCTACAGAGAAAGTCATTTCCCTCTGCTCATTGAACGCTTGAAACATTCCAA GCCCGTCTCTTCATCAGAGTTGAGAAACTTGGGGAGATGCCCATTAACACCTGAAGAAGCCGCACTTGTACTTGCTGGTCTTGGATTCAAACGTGGAACTTACATTTATCTTGCTAGTTCTCGTATATATGGGGGCAAATCTAGGATGCATTCATTTACGAGCCTCTATCCCAACTTAGTCACAAAGGAAACTCTCCTGACACCTAGTGAGCTTGCACCTTTTCGGAATTTCTCTTCACAG CTAGCAGCATTGGATTTTATCGCCTGTGCAACTGCAGATGTCTTTGCCATGACTGATTCTGGGAGCCAACTCTCATCCCTAGTATCTGGATTCCGCACTTACTATGGTGGTGGCCATGCCCCTACCCTGCGGCCTAACAAGAAAATGCTAGCAGCAATTTTGTCAGAGAATAGCACCATAGGCTGGAAAAGTTTTGAAGATAGAGCAAGAAAGATGATCGAGGAAGGTCAGAGTGTTTTGATACGGGGTTTTGGTCGAAGTATTTATAGACAACCGAGGTGTCCAGAGTGCATGTGTAAAACCAACTAG
- the LOC118051872 gene encoding O-fucosyltransferase 8 isoform X5 has product MVSANGGLNQQRVAICNAVALASLLNATLVLPRFLYSNVWKDPSQFGDIYQEEYFVNVMKDEVNLVKDLPSHLKSLDIEAIGSLITDAVIVKEAKPIDYLTKVLPLLLQNGVVHLLGFGNRLGFDPLPSRLQKLRCKCNFHALKFVPKIQEAGSLLIRRIRKYDTAQRMLDKQLAGEFLPGSPSKKHDSERGPSKYLALHLRFEVDMIAYSLCDFGGGEKEKRELQAYRESHFPLLIERLKHSKPVSSSELRNLGRCPLTPEEAALVLAGLGFKRGTYIYLASSRIYGGKSRMHSFTSLYPNLVTKETLLTPSELAPFRNFSSQLAALDFIACATADVFAMTDSGSQLSSLVSGFRTYYGGGHAPTLRPNKKMLAAILSENSTIGWKSFEDRARKMIEEGQSVLIRGFGRSIYRQPRCPECMCKTN; this is encoded by the exons ATGGTCAGTGCAAATGGTGGTCTCAATCAACAAAGAGTAGCT ATATGCAATGCCGTTGCCCTGGCATCTTTACTTAATGCAACCCTAGTTCTTCCCAGATTTCTTTACAGCAACGTATGGAAAGATCCGAG CCAATTCGGTGATATCTATCAAGAGGAATATTTTGTGAATGTCATGAAGGATGAAGTGAATCTCGTAAAGGATCTTCCTTCTCATTTGAAGTCGCTAGATATTGAAGCAATCGGTAGCCTA ATAACTGATGCGGTCATTGTGAAGGAGGCAAAGCCCATTGATTACCTTACAAAGGTACTTCCTCTCCTGCTGCAGAATGGAGTTGTCCACCTTCTTGGATTCGGAAACCGGCTTGGATTTGATCCATTACCTTCTAGACTTCAG AAATTAAGGTGCAAATGTAACTTCCATGCATTGAAGTTTGTGCCAAAAATCCAAGAAGCTGGTTCACTGTTGATCAGGAGGATAAGGAAGTATGATACTGCACAGAGGATGTTGGATAAACAACTTGCTGGAGAGTTTCTGCCAGGCAGTCCCTCAAAAAAACATGATTCAGAAAGAGGTCCATCCAAATATCTTGCTTTACACTTGAGGTTTGAAGTGGATATGATTGCCTACTCCTTGTGTGATTTTGGAGGAGGGgagaaggagaaaagggaaCTCCAAGCCTACAGAGAAAGTCATTTCCCTCTGCTCATTGAACGCTTGAAACATTCCAA GCCCGTCTCTTCATCAGAGTTGAGAAACTTGGGGAGATGCCCATTAACACCTGAAGAAGCCGCACTTGTACTTGCTGGTCTTGGATTCAAACGTGGAACTTACATTTATCTTGCTAGTTCTCGTATATATGGGGGCAAATCTAGGATGCATTCATTTACGAGCCTCTATCCCAACTTAGTCACAAAGGAAACTCTCCTGACACCTAGTGAGCTTGCACCTTTTCGGAATTTCTCTTCACAG CTAGCAGCATTGGATTTTATCGCCTGTGCAACTGCAGATGTCTTTGCCATGACTGATTCTGGGAGCCAACTCTCATCCCTAGTATCTGGATTCCGCACTTACTATGGTGGTGGCCATGCCCCTACCCTGCGGCCTAACAAGAAAATGCTAGCAGCAATTTTGTCAGAGAATAGCACCATAGGCTGGAAAAGTTTTGAAGATAGAGCAAGAAAGATGATCGAGGAAGGTCAGAGTGTTTTGATACGGGGTTTTGGTCGAAGTATTTATAGACAACCGAGGTGTCCAGAGTGCATGTGTAAAACCAACTAG
- the LOC118051872 gene encoding O-fucosyltransferase 8 isoform X4, with the protein MYGRLQNLAYSALAEKELKQEPSNFWEEPWKASLWKPCADRKESEKSGQPDKSNGYIMVSANGGLNQQRVAICNAVALASLLNATLVLPRFLYSNVWKDPSQFGDIYQEEYFVNVMKDEVNLVKDLPSHLKSLDIEAIGSLITDAVIVKEAKPIDYLTKVLPLLLQNGVVHLLGFGNRLGFDPLPSRLQKLRCKCNFHALKFVPKIQEAGSLLIRRIRKYDTAQRMLDKQLAGEFLPGSPSKKHDSERGPSKYLALHLRFEVDMIAYSLCDFGGGEKEKRELQAYRESHFPLLIERLKHSKPVSSSELRNLGRCPLTPEEAALVLAGLGFKRGTYIYLASSRIYGGKSRMHSFTSLYPNLVTKETLLTPSELAPFRNFSSQLAALDFIACATADVFAMTDSGSQLSSLVSGFRTYYGGGHAPTLRPNKKMLAAILSENSTIGWKSFEDRARKMIEEGQSVLIRGFGRSIYRQPRCPECMCKTN; encoded by the exons ATGTATGGTCGTCTCCAAAACTTGGCTTACAGTGCCCTAGCAGAG AAAGAGTTAAAGCAAGAGCCCTCAAATTTCTGGGAGGAACCATGGAAGGCATCTTTATGGAAACCATGTGCAGATAGAAAAGAATCAGAGAAATCAG GGCAACCTGACAAAAGCAATGGATACATAATGGTCAGTGCAAATGGTGGTCTCAATCAACAAAGAGTAGCT ATATGCAATGCCGTTGCCCTGGCATCTTTACTTAATGCAACCCTAGTTCTTCCCAGATTTCTTTACAGCAACGTATGGAAAGATCCGAG CCAATTCGGTGATATCTATCAAGAGGAATATTTTGTGAATGTCATGAAGGATGAAGTGAATCTCGTAAAGGATCTTCCTTCTCATTTGAAGTCGCTAGATATTGAAGCAATCGGTAGCCTA ATAACTGATGCGGTCATTGTGAAGGAGGCAAAGCCCATTGATTACCTTACAAAGGTACTTCCTCTCCTGCTGCAGAATGGAGTTGTCCACCTTCTTGGATTCGGAAACCGGCTTGGATTTGATCCATTACCTTCTAGACTTCAG AAATTAAGGTGCAAATGTAACTTCCATGCATTGAAGTTTGTGCCAAAAATCCAAGAAGCTGGTTCACTGTTGATCAGGAGGATAAGGAAGTATGATACTGCACAGAGGATGTTGGATAAACAACTTGCTGGAGAGTTTCTGCCAGGCAGTCCCTCAAAAAAACATGATTCAGAAAGAGGTCCATCCAAATATCTTGCTTTACACTTGAGGTTTGAAGTGGATATGATTGCCTACTCCTTGTGTGATTTTGGAGGAGGGgagaaggagaaaagggaaCTCCAAGCCTACAGAGAAAGTCATTTCCCTCTGCTCATTGAACGCTTGAAACATTCCAA GCCCGTCTCTTCATCAGAGTTGAGAAACTTGGGGAGATGCCCATTAACACCTGAAGAAGCCGCACTTGTACTTGCTGGTCTTGGATTCAAACGTGGAACTTACATTTATCTTGCTAGTTCTCGTATATATGGGGGCAAATCTAGGATGCATTCATTTACGAGCCTCTATCCCAACTTAGTCACAAAGGAAACTCTCCTGACACCTAGTGAGCTTGCACCTTTTCGGAATTTCTCTTCACAG CTAGCAGCATTGGATTTTATCGCCTGTGCAACTGCAGATGTCTTTGCCATGACTGATTCTGGGAGCCAACTCTCATCCCTAGTATCTGGATTCCGCACTTACTATGGTGGTGGCCATGCCCCTACCCTGCGGCCTAACAAGAAAATGCTAGCAGCAATTTTGTCAGAGAATAGCACCATAGGCTGGAAAAGTTTTGAAGATAGAGCAAGAAAGATGATCGAGGAAGGTCAGAGTGTTTTGATACGGGGTTTTGGTCGAAGTATTTATAGACAACCGAGGTGTCCAGAGTGCATGTGTAAAACCAACTAG
- the LOC118051872 gene encoding O-fucosyltransferase 8 isoform X1, with translation MGKQGSPRSPRPDVVNVKDYHTRSSECLPGSDPILGRRLSGGDNNWKTKVALLHDLKHEYGKLGSCKAVYVGKRHLWFRKHVKSIVFMFTLMGSLFLLDSFMVSLFDSINLQNSSPSRTSSDLKGGRTAYANEEEPPVQMYGRLQNLAYSALAEKELKQEPSNFWEEPWKASLWKPCADRKESEKSGQPDKSNGYIMVSANGGLNQQRVAICNAVALASLLNATLVLPRFLYSNVWKDPSQFGDIYQEEYFVNVMKDEVNLVKDLPSHLKSLDIEAIGSLITDAVIVKEAKPIDYLTKVLPLLLQNGVVHLLGFGNRLGFDPLPSRLQKLRCKCNFHALKFVPKIQEAGSLLIRRIRKYDTAQRMLDKQLAGEFLPGSPSKKHDSERGPSKYLALHLRFEVDMIAYSLCDFGGGEKEKRELQAYRESHFPLLIERLKHSKPVSSSELRNLGRCPLTPEEAALVLAGLGFKRGTYIYLASSRIYGGKSRMHSFTSLYPNLVTKETLLTPSELAPFRNFSSQLAALDFIACATADVFAMTDSGSQLSSLVSGFRTYYGGGHAPTLRPNKKMLAAILSENSTIGWKSFEDRARKMIEEGQSVLIRGFGRSIYRQPRCPECMCKTN, from the exons ATGGGGAAGCAAGGATCCCCTAGAAGTCCACGTCCCGACGTGGTGAATGTGAAAGATTATCACACAAGAAGCTCAGAATGCTTGCCTGGTAGTGATCCTATCCTTGGGAGGAGATTGTCAGGAGGGGACAATAATTGGAAAACAAAAGTTGCCTTGCTTCATGATTTGAAACATGAGTATGGAAAGCTTGGTTCTTGCAAGGCAGTTTATGTTGGGAAAAGGCATTTGTGGTTCCGTAAGCATGTTAAgtcaattgtttttatgtttacatTGATGGGGTCTCTTTTTCTGCTTGATTCTTTCATGGTGTCACTTTTTGATTCGATAAATCTTCAAAATAGTTCACCCTCAAGGACATCAAGTGATCTTAAG GGAGGTAGAACTGCCTATGCCAATGAAGAAGAACCACCAGTCCAGATGTATGGTCGTCTCCAAAACTTGGCTTACAGTGCCCTAGCAGAG AAAGAGTTAAAGCAAGAGCCCTCAAATTTCTGGGAGGAACCATGGAAGGCATCTTTATGGAAACCATGTGCAGATAGAAAAGAATCAGAGAAATCAG GGCAACCTGACAAAAGCAATGGATACATAATGGTCAGTGCAAATGGTGGTCTCAATCAACAAAGAGTAGCT ATATGCAATGCCGTTGCCCTGGCATCTTTACTTAATGCAACCCTAGTTCTTCCCAGATTTCTTTACAGCAACGTATGGAAAGATCCGAG CCAATTCGGTGATATCTATCAAGAGGAATATTTTGTGAATGTCATGAAGGATGAAGTGAATCTCGTAAAGGATCTTCCTTCTCATTTGAAGTCGCTAGATATTGAAGCAATCGGTAGCCTA ATAACTGATGCGGTCATTGTGAAGGAGGCAAAGCCCATTGATTACCTTACAAAGGTACTTCCTCTCCTGCTGCAGAATGGAGTTGTCCACCTTCTTGGATTCGGAAACCGGCTTGGATTTGATCCATTACCTTCTAGACTTCAG AAATTAAGGTGCAAATGTAACTTCCATGCATTGAAGTTTGTGCCAAAAATCCAAGAAGCTGGTTCACTGTTGATCAGGAGGATAAGGAAGTATGATACTGCACAGAGGATGTTGGATAAACAACTTGCTGGAGAGTTTCTGCCAGGCAGTCCCTCAAAAAAACATGATTCAGAAAGAGGTCCATCCAAATATCTTGCTTTACACTTGAGGTTTGAAGTGGATATGATTGCCTACTCCTTGTGTGATTTTGGAGGAGGGgagaaggagaaaagggaaCTCCAAGCCTACAGAGAAAGTCATTTCCCTCTGCTCATTGAACGCTTGAAACATTCCAA GCCCGTCTCTTCATCAGAGTTGAGAAACTTGGGGAGATGCCCATTAACACCTGAAGAAGCCGCACTTGTACTTGCTGGTCTTGGATTCAAACGTGGAACTTACATTTATCTTGCTAGTTCTCGTATATATGGGGGCAAATCTAGGATGCATTCATTTACGAGCCTCTATCCCAACTTAGTCACAAAGGAAACTCTCCTGACACCTAGTGAGCTTGCACCTTTTCGGAATTTCTCTTCACAG CTAGCAGCATTGGATTTTATCGCCTGTGCAACTGCAGATGTCTTTGCCATGACTGATTCTGGGAGCCAACTCTCATCCCTAGTATCTGGATTCCGCACTTACTATGGTGGTGGCCATGCCCCTACCCTGCGGCCTAACAAGAAAATGCTAGCAGCAATTTTGTCAGAGAATAGCACCATAGGCTGGAAAAGTTTTGAAGATAGAGCAAGAAAGATGATCGAGGAAGGTCAGAGTGTTTTGATACGGGGTTTTGGTCGAAGTATTTATAGACAACCGAGGTGTCCAGAGTGCATGTGTAAAACCAACTAG
- the LOC118051872 gene encoding O-fucosyltransferase 8 isoform X3: protein MGKQGSPRSPRPDVVNVKDYHTRSSECLPGSDPILGRRLSGGDNNWKTKVALLHDLKHEYGKLGSCKAVYVGKRHLWFRKHVKSIVFMFTLMGSLFLLDSFMVSLFDSINLQNSSPSRTSSDLKGGRTAYANEEEPPVQMYGRLQNLAYSALAEKELKQEPSNFWEEPWKASLWKPCADRKESEKSGQPDKSNGYIMVSANGGLNQQRVAICNAVALASLLNATLVLPRFLYSNVWKDPSQFGDIYQEEYFVNVMKDEVNLVKDLPSHLKSLDIEAIGSLITDAVIVKEAKPIDYLTKVLPLLLQNGVVHLLGFGNRLGFDPLPSRLQKLRCKCNFHALKFVPKIQEAGSLLIRRIRKYDTAQRMLDKQLAGEFLPGSPSKKHDSERGPSKYLALHLRFEVDMIAYSLCDFGGGEKEKRELQAYRESHFPLLIERLKHSKPVSSSELRNLGRCPLTPEEAALVLAGLGFKRGTYIYLASSRIYGGKSRMHSFTSLYPNLVTKETLLTPSELAPFRNFSSQRTALVAASSIGFYRLCNCRCLCHD from the exons ATGGGGAAGCAAGGATCCCCTAGAAGTCCACGTCCCGACGTGGTGAATGTGAAAGATTATCACACAAGAAGCTCAGAATGCTTGCCTGGTAGTGATCCTATCCTTGGGAGGAGATTGTCAGGAGGGGACAATAATTGGAAAACAAAAGTTGCCTTGCTTCATGATTTGAAACATGAGTATGGAAAGCTTGGTTCTTGCAAGGCAGTTTATGTTGGGAAAAGGCATTTGTGGTTCCGTAAGCATGTTAAgtcaattgtttttatgtttacatTGATGGGGTCTCTTTTTCTGCTTGATTCTTTCATGGTGTCACTTTTTGATTCGATAAATCTTCAAAATAGTTCACCCTCAAGGACATCAAGTGATCTTAAG GGAGGTAGAACTGCCTATGCCAATGAAGAAGAACCACCAGTCCAGATGTATGGTCGTCTCCAAAACTTGGCTTACAGTGCCCTAGCAGAG AAAGAGTTAAAGCAAGAGCCCTCAAATTTCTGGGAGGAACCATGGAAGGCATCTTTATGGAAACCATGTGCAGATAGAAAAGAATCAGAGAAATCAG GGCAACCTGACAAAAGCAATGGATACATAATGGTCAGTGCAAATGGTGGTCTCAATCAACAAAGAGTAGCT ATATGCAATGCCGTTGCCCTGGCATCTTTACTTAATGCAACCCTAGTTCTTCCCAGATTTCTTTACAGCAACGTATGGAAAGATCCGAG CCAATTCGGTGATATCTATCAAGAGGAATATTTTGTGAATGTCATGAAGGATGAAGTGAATCTCGTAAAGGATCTTCCTTCTCATTTGAAGTCGCTAGATATTGAAGCAATCGGTAGCCTA ATAACTGATGCGGTCATTGTGAAGGAGGCAAAGCCCATTGATTACCTTACAAAGGTACTTCCTCTCCTGCTGCAGAATGGAGTTGTCCACCTTCTTGGATTCGGAAACCGGCTTGGATTTGATCCATTACCTTCTAGACTTCAG AAATTAAGGTGCAAATGTAACTTCCATGCATTGAAGTTTGTGCCAAAAATCCAAGAAGCTGGTTCACTGTTGATCAGGAGGATAAGGAAGTATGATACTGCACAGAGGATGTTGGATAAACAACTTGCTGGAGAGTTTCTGCCAGGCAGTCCCTCAAAAAAACATGATTCAGAAAGAGGTCCATCCAAATATCTTGCTTTACACTTGAGGTTTGAAGTGGATATGATTGCCTACTCCTTGTGTGATTTTGGAGGAGGGgagaaggagaaaagggaaCTCCAAGCCTACAGAGAAAGTCATTTCCCTCTGCTCATTGAACGCTTGAAACATTCCAA GCCCGTCTCTTCATCAGAGTTGAGAAACTTGGGGAGATGCCCATTAACACCTGAAGAAGCCGCACTTGTACTTGCTGGTCTTGGATTCAAACGTGGAACTTACATTTATCTTGCTAGTTCTCGTATATATGGGGGCAAATCTAGGATGCATTCATTTACGAGCCTCTATCCCAACTTAGTCACAAAGGAAACTCTCCTGACACCTAGTGAGCTTGCACCTTTTCGGAATTTCTCTTCACAG AGAACTGCTTTGGTTGCAGCTAGCAGCATTGGATTTTATCGCCTGTGCAACTGCAGATGTCTTTGCCATGACTGA